A portion of the Rickettsiales bacterium genome contains these proteins:
- the zapE gene encoding cell division protein ZapE, which produces MFDSDTENNSRLILTYNNLVTSGKIKPDQAQKLLVEKLSLLSQRILKNFEKNNRLINKIVRIQKAPPKGLYIYGGVGRGKSMLMDLFFSNLDSRIQKRRVHFHAFMNEIHDRIFEKRKSSDSSDILKEVANDISEIKILCFDEMQVKDIADAMILGRLFEALFENGVVIVATSNRHPDELYKDGLQRDRFLPFIDLFKQRMEIFEIESITDYRLQHIKNLSQTYFFPLGKD; this is translated from the coding sequence ATGTTTGATTCAGATACAGAAAATAATTCGCGACTTATTCTAACTTATAATAATCTTGTAACAAGTGGAAAAATCAAGCCCGATCAAGCTCAAAAACTTCTGGTAGAAAAATTATCTTTGCTATCTCAAAGAATTCTTAAAAATTTTGAGAAAAATAATCGTTTAATAAATAAAATCGTTAGAATTCAAAAAGCTCCCCCAAAAGGGCTATACATATATGGCGGTGTTGGCAGAGGAAAATCAATGTTAATGGATTTATTTTTTTCAAACCTTGATAGCCGAATTCAAAAGAGGAGAGTTCACTTTCACGCTTTTATGAATGAAATTCACGATAGGATTTTTGAAAAAAGAAAATCTAGTGATTCCAGCGATATTCTAAAAGAAGTTGCGAATGATATTTCTGAAATTAAGATTCTCTGTTTTGATGAAATGCAAGTGAAAGATATAGCTGATGCCATGATTTTAGGCAGGCTTTTTGAGGCACTTTTTGAAAATGGGGTTGTAATTGTAGCAACCTCAAACCGCCACCCTGATGAGCTTTACAAAGATGGATTGCAAAGGGATAGATTTCTTCCTTTTATAGATTTATTCAAACAAAGGATGGAGATTTTTGAAATAGAGAGCATTACAGATTATCGCTTACAGCACATAAAAAATCTAAGTCAAACTTACTTTTTCCCACTTGGAAAAGAC